One Streptomyces drozdowiczii DNA segment encodes these proteins:
- a CDS encoding discoidin domain-containing protein, protein MHRAGSALPARPRAGTLLITLLALVASSLVILAAPGARAAESLLSQGKTATASSSEGAGYAASAAVDGNLTGTRWASQWSDPQWLQVDLGATASLSRVVLTWESAFGKAYEIQASDNGSDWRTLKTVTNGDGGTDDLAVSGSGRYVRMHGTARAGGYGYSLWEFQVYGTTGSTNPDPGTGGAVRVTGSQGNWQLTVGGQPYQVKGLTWGPSVNDAARYMPDLKSMGVNTIRTWGTDGTSKPLLDAAAANGIRVVSGFWLQPGGGPGSGGCVNYLTDDAYKSSSLTEFAKWVDTYKSHPGVLMWNVGNESVLGLQNCYSGDELEKQRNAYTSFVNDVAKKIHTIDPDHPVTSTDAWTGAWPYYKRNAPDLDLYSMNSYGDICGVRTAWESGGYTKPYIITEGGPAGEWEVPDDANGIPDEPTDVQKAEGYTKAWNCVTAHQGVALGATFFHYGTEHDFGGVWFNVVPDGKKRLSYYALKKAYSGSTAGDNTPPVISNMTVQNAGGAPAGKEFTVRADVRDPDNDPVTYKIYLSGNYATGDKALVEANWRSTGNGTFAVTAPARLGVWKVYIQAEDGHGNAGIETKSVKVVVPPVSGTNIALGRPATASSAQAGSSGCPCTAAMATDGRLDTRWASDWSDPQSIQVDLGERKSFRHLQLVWDPAYAKSYEVLVSDDGNSWRSVYTTTTGDGDADDLDIAQTARYVKLNLTQRGTAWGYSLWEFGIYS, encoded by the coding sequence GTGCACAGAGCCGGTTCAGCCCTGCCCGCGAGACCCCGCGCGGGCACGCTGCTGATCACCCTTCTCGCCCTTGTCGCCTCATCGCTGGTCATACTGGCCGCGCCGGGCGCCCGGGCCGCGGAATCCCTGCTGTCGCAAGGGAAGACCGCCACCGCGTCCTCCTCCGAGGGCGCCGGCTACGCGGCCTCGGCCGCCGTGGACGGCAATCTCACCGGCACCCGCTGGGCCAGCCAGTGGAGCGATCCGCAGTGGCTCCAGGTGGACCTGGGCGCCACCGCGAGCCTCAGCAGGGTCGTCCTGACCTGGGAGTCCGCCTTCGGCAAGGCGTACGAGATCCAGGCATCCGACAACGGCTCCGACTGGCGCACCCTGAAGACCGTCACCAACGGCGACGGCGGCACCGACGACCTCGCGGTCAGCGGTTCCGGCCGCTACGTCAGGATGCACGGCACCGCCCGCGCCGGCGGCTACGGCTACTCCCTGTGGGAGTTCCAGGTGTACGGCACCACCGGCTCCACGAACCCGGACCCCGGCACCGGCGGGGCCGTCCGCGTCACCGGTTCGCAGGGCAACTGGCAGCTCACCGTCGGCGGCCAGCCGTACCAGGTCAAGGGACTGACCTGGGGCCCGTCGGTCAACGACGCGGCGCGCTACATGCCCGACCTGAAGTCCATGGGCGTCAACACCATCCGGACCTGGGGCACCGACGGCACCTCCAAGCCGCTGCTCGACGCCGCGGCGGCCAACGGTATCCGCGTCGTCAGCGGCTTCTGGCTGCAGCCCGGCGGCGGCCCCGGCAGCGGCGGCTGCGTCAACTACCTGACCGACGATGCCTACAAGTCCTCGTCGCTCACCGAATTCGCCAAGTGGGTGGACACGTACAAGAGCCACCCCGGTGTGCTCATGTGGAACGTCGGCAACGAGTCCGTGCTCGGCCTCCAGAACTGCTACAGCGGTGACGAGCTGGAGAAGCAGCGCAACGCGTACACCAGCTTCGTCAACGACGTCGCGAAGAAGATCCACACCATCGACCCGGACCACCCGGTGACGTCCACCGACGCCTGGACCGGTGCCTGGCCCTACTACAAGCGCAACGCCCCCGACCTGGACCTGTACTCGATGAACTCCTACGGAGACATCTGCGGGGTCCGCACCGCCTGGGAGTCCGGCGGCTACACCAAGCCCTACATCATCACCGAGGGCGGCCCGGCCGGTGAGTGGGAGGTCCCGGACGACGCCAACGGCATCCCGGACGAGCCCACCGACGTGCAGAAGGCCGAGGGCTACACCAAGGCGTGGAACTGCGTCACCGCCCACCAGGGTGTCGCGCTGGGCGCCACCTTCTTCCACTACGGGACCGAGCACGACTTCGGCGGCGTCTGGTTCAACGTGGTGCCGGACGGCAAGAAGCGGCTCTCCTACTACGCGCTCAAGAAGGCGTACAGCGGCTCCACCGCCGGTGACAACACCCCGCCCGTCATCAGCAACATGACGGTGCAGAACGCCGGTGGCGCCCCCGCGGGCAAGGAGTTCACCGTCCGCGCCGACGTCCGCGACCCGGACAACGACCCGGTCACCTACAAGATCTACCTGAGCGGCAACTACGCGACCGGTGACAAGGCCCTGGTGGAAGCCAACTGGCGGTCCACCGGAAACGGCACCTTCGCGGTGACCGCGCCCGCGCGGCTCGGTGTGTGGAAGGTGTACATCCAGGCCGAGGACGGGCACGGCAACGCCGGCATCGAGACCAAGTCGGTGAAGGTCGTGGTGCCCCCGGTCAGCGGCACCAACATCGCGCTCGGCCGCCCGGCCACCGCCTCCTCCGCCCAGGCCGGCAGCAGCGGTTGCCCCTGCACCGCGGCGATGGCGACCGACGGACGGCTGGACACCCGGTGGGCCAGCGACTGGAGCGACCCGCAGTCCATCCAGGTCGACCTGGGCGAGCGGAAGTCGTTCCGCCACCTCCAGCTGGTGTGGGACCCGGCGTACGCCAAGTCCTACGAGGTGCTGGTCTCGGACGACGGCAACTCCTGGCGGTCGGTGTACACCACGACCACCGGTGACGGGGACGCCGACGACCTCGACATCGCGCAGACCGCCCGCTACGTGAAGCTCAACCTCACCCAGCGGGGCACGGCGTGGGGCTACTCCCTCTGGGAGTTCGGCATCTACAGCTGA
- a CDS encoding YkvA family protein: MDTKAWIIVGAALALLMLAVAGILLVRVLKARKLLVDAGVPLHNKALVWAAVLYTVSPVDLLPDPVYLDDIGFLLLALRSLHAAARAAGVGGRPERPVESGRNLVP; the protein is encoded by the coding sequence ATGGACACCAAGGCTTGGATCATCGTCGGCGCGGCACTCGCGCTGCTCATGCTGGCCGTTGCCGGCATCCTCCTGGTGCGGGTGCTCAAGGCCAGGAAGCTGCTGGTGGATGCCGGTGTCCCGCTGCACAACAAGGCGCTGGTCTGGGCGGCGGTGCTGTACACCGTGTCGCCGGTCGACCTGCTGCCGGACCCGGTCTACCTCGATGACATCGGGTTCCTCCTGCTGGCCCTGCGCTCGCTGCACGCCGCGGCGCGGGCCGCAGGGGTGGGCGGCCGCCCGGAGCGCCCGGTCGAGTCCGGGCGCAACCTCGTTCCGTAA
- a CDS encoding WhiB family transcriptional regulator has translation MDNWRMHAACRDEDPDLFFPIGSTGPALVQVEEAKAVCRRCPVQQECLRWALENNQDSGVWGGLGENERRALKRRNRQRTQRSG, from the coding sequence ATGGATAACTGGCGCATGCACGCGGCCTGCCGCGACGAGGACCCGGACCTGTTCTTCCCCATCGGAAGCACCGGCCCGGCGCTCGTCCAGGTCGAGGAGGCCAAGGCGGTGTGCCGACGCTGCCCCGTACAGCAGGAATGCCTGCGATGGGCCCTGGAGAACAACCAGGACTCCGGGGTGTGGGGCGGGCTCGGCGAGAACGAGCGCCGCGCCCTGAAGCGCCGCAACCGGCAGCGGACGCAACGCTCCGGATAA
- a CDS encoding SpoIIE family protein phosphatase yields MRIGWGEARRAGARRSSESGLLDVLGVAALVLDTQGRIVLWSPQAERLLGYSAEEALGEFAARVLVDEEHFELVLRLFGEVMGSGEAWAGVFPVRHKDGTTRLLEFRNMRLQDDRGGFYALGLAADGDVLRRAERDLALSVGLVDQSPIGLAVLDPDLRFLSANAALERMDGMSAAEHLGRPMGEALAFLGRDGLAAAAREVLDSGVPQVSRQVVGRSPAAPDSDRAWSVSLYRLDDSAGRVLGIAVSLIDVTDRYRAAAEAERARQHLALIADASVRIGTTLDLEQTALELAEVTVPQLADVAAVDVLDSVLKGRPGPSDGPLLIQALAVVAARPTPVVEAADPPGRAARYGADRLVTRCVRTARPVRVPRLDAEKLARVARDERSAALLAEAGAHSYLAVPLIARGEVLGAIDLIRTDNPLPFTEEDEALAAELAARAAVGIDNARLYRQQQETALTLQRSMLPRNHHDPVGLDVVSRYRPAASRYEVGGDWFDVIGLRDDGTALVVGDVMGSGINAATTMGRLRTATQTLSRLSLEPAEVLRHLDEITAGLDPWFATCVYAAYDPGAGRCRVSTAGHLPPVLIPEGGEPVLLDLPAGAPLGVGGVPFSDVTVPLGPGDRLVLYTDGLVETRDDDIDSRLAKLLGLLRTPDASLDATCDRLLRELRDPDGHDDVALLIARVHA; encoded by the coding sequence ATGCGGATCGGCTGGGGCGAGGCCCGCCGGGCGGGCGCGCGCCGGTCGTCCGAGAGCGGTCTGCTCGACGTCCTCGGGGTCGCGGCGCTCGTTCTGGACACCCAGGGCCGCATCGTCCTGTGGAGCCCGCAGGCCGAACGGCTCCTGGGGTACTCCGCCGAGGAGGCGCTGGGCGAGTTCGCTGCCCGGGTCCTGGTCGACGAGGAGCACTTCGAGCTGGTGCTGCGCCTGTTCGGCGAGGTGATGGGCAGCGGCGAGGCGTGGGCCGGGGTCTTCCCCGTACGGCACAAGGACGGCACCACGCGGCTGCTGGAGTTCCGCAACATGCGGTTGCAGGACGACCGGGGCGGCTTCTACGCGCTGGGTCTCGCGGCCGACGGGGACGTGCTGCGCCGGGCGGAGCGGGACCTCGCGCTGTCGGTGGGCCTGGTCGACCAGTCACCGATCGGCCTCGCGGTGCTGGACCCGGATCTGCGCTTCCTGTCCGCCAACGCGGCGCTGGAACGGATGGACGGCATGAGCGCCGCCGAGCACCTGGGACGGCCGATGGGCGAGGCGCTGGCGTTCCTGGGCCGCGACGGCCTGGCGGCCGCCGCGCGGGAGGTCCTGGACAGCGGTGTCCCGCAGGTGTCGCGCCAGGTGGTCGGCCGCTCCCCCGCCGCACCGGACAGCGACCGCGCCTGGTCGGTGTCGCTGTACCGGCTGGACGACTCCGCGGGGCGGGTGCTGGGCATCGCCGTATCGCTGATCGACGTCACCGACCGGTACCGCGCGGCGGCCGAGGCGGAGCGGGCCCGGCAGCACCTGGCGCTGATCGCGGACGCATCGGTGCGCATCGGGACCACGCTCGACCTGGAGCAGACGGCCCTGGAGCTGGCCGAGGTCACCGTGCCGCAGCTCGCCGACGTCGCCGCGGTGGACGTGCTGGACAGCGTCCTGAAGGGGCGCCCCGGACCGTCGGACGGCCCGCTCCTCATCCAGGCCCTGGCCGTCGTCGCGGCCCGGCCGACGCCCGTGGTGGAGGCGGCGGACCCGCCGGGCCGGGCCGCCCGCTACGGCGCCGACCGCCTCGTCACCCGGTGCGTGCGGACGGCCCGGCCGGTGCGGGTGCCCCGTCTCGACGCGGAGAAGCTGGCCCGGGTGGCCCGCGACGAGCGGTCGGCCGCCCTGCTCGCCGAGGCCGGTGCGCACTCGTATCTGGCGGTGCCGCTGATCGCGCGGGGCGAGGTGCTGGGGGCGATCGACCTGATCCGGACGGACAACCCGCTGCCGTTCACCGAGGAGGACGAGGCGCTGGCCGCCGAGCTGGCGGCCCGGGCCGCGGTCGGCATCGACAACGCCCGGCTCTACCGGCAGCAGCAGGAGACCGCGCTGACGCTTCAGCGCAGCATGCTGCCGCGCAACCATCACGACCCGGTGGGCCTGGACGTGGTGTCCCGGTACCGGCCGGCCGCCTCGCGGTACGAGGTCGGCGGGGACTGGTTCGACGTGATCGGGCTGCGTGACGACGGGACCGCCCTCGTGGTGGGCGATGTGATGGGCAGCGGGATCAACGCGGCCACCACGATGGGCCGGCTGCGCACCGCCACCCAGACGCTGTCCCGGCTCTCCCTGGAGCCCGCCGAGGTGCTGCGGCACCTGGACGAGATCACCGCCGGCCTCGACCCGTGGTTCGCCACCTGTGTCTACGCCGCGTACGACCCGGGCGCCGGGCGGTGCCGGGTGTCCACCGCAGGGCATCTGCCGCCGGTGCTCATCCCGGAGGGCGGCGAGCCGGTGCTCCTGGACCTGCCGGCCGGGGCGCCGCTGGGGGTGGGCGGGGTGCCGTTCAGCGATGTCACGGTCCCGCTCGGCCCGGGCGACCGGCTGGTCCTCTACACGGACGGCCTGGTGGAGACCCGGGACGACGACATCGACAGCCGCCTCGCGAAGCTGCTGGGGCTGTTGCGTACTCCGGACGCCTCGCTCGACGCGACGTGCGACCGGCTGCTGCGCGAGCTGCGGGACCCGGACGGCCACGACGACGTGGCGCTGCTGATCGCCCGGGTCCACGCGTGA
- a CDS encoding carbohydrate kinase family protein yields the protein MVQQPTEYDIVVVGGSGVDTIVRVDALPVPAADSVMVGPIREWPGQTGGNVALGARALGLDVAFLDCVGDDWLGAQVRERLAKGGVEFHAVISPAGTRRAVNLVDATGRRMSFYDARDPEDLRMPRDFYLPHLRRARHVHLSITHFARFLYDDIEALGVPVSTDLHDWDGLSEHQREFALRSDLVFFSAATTGERAPALMREILREGRAGAVVATAGAEGAYLLTRDGGDEPVRIPAVVPPAPVVDSNGAGDAFVTGFLYGRLDGRGPAECARLGAVSGAFACTAPGSTAMIGRAGLLGV from the coding sequence GTGGTCCAACAGCCAACGGAATACGACATCGTGGTGGTCGGCGGCAGCGGGGTGGACACGATCGTCCGCGTCGACGCCCTGCCGGTCCCGGCGGCGGACTCCGTCATGGTCGGGCCGATCCGGGAGTGGCCCGGCCAGACCGGCGGCAATGTGGCGCTCGGCGCCCGCGCGCTGGGGCTCGACGTGGCGTTCCTGGACTGCGTCGGCGACGACTGGCTCGGTGCGCAGGTCCGCGAGCGCCTGGCGAAGGGCGGTGTGGAGTTCCACGCGGTCATCTCGCCGGCCGGGACCCGGCGCGCGGTGAACCTGGTGGACGCGACGGGCCGGCGGATGTCGTTCTACGACGCCCGGGACCCGGAGGATCTGCGGATGCCGCGTGACTTCTATCTGCCCCACCTGCGCCGGGCCCGCCACGTCCATCTGTCGATCACGCACTTCGCCCGGTTCCTGTACGACGACATCGAGGCGCTGGGAGTGCCGGTCTCCACGGATCTGCACGACTGGGACGGACTGAGCGAGCATCAGCGGGAGTTCGCGCTCCGGTCGGATCTGGTCTTCTTCAGCGCGGCGACGACCGGCGAGCGGGCGCCCGCGCTGATGCGGGAGATCCTGCGCGAGGGCCGGGCCGGGGCCGTGGTGGCCACGGCGGGCGCGGAGGGGGCGTACCTCCTCACGCGCGACGGCGGCGACGAACCGGTGCGCATTCCGGCGGTGGTGCCGCCGGCGCCGGTGGTGGACAGCAACGGGGCGGGCGACGCGTTCGTCACCGGTTTCCTGTACGGCAGGCTCGACGGACGTGGGCCGGCCGAGTGCGCCCGGCTGGGGGCGGTGTCGGGTGCCTTCGCGTGTACGGCTCCGGGCTCGACGGCCATGATCGGCCGGGCGGGGTTGCTGGGCGTATGA
- a CDS encoding glycoside hydrolase family 3 N-terminal domain-containing protein codes for MGSSLPYLDPRLSIPERVSDLLGRMTLPEKVGQMLQLNGKDGVRQHIEDMHAGSILHASPERVLEAAELTRRTRLGIPLLVAEDCIHGHSFWEGATIFPTQLGMAASWDPELLERVARATAVEVAATGVHWTFSPVLCITRDLRWGRVSETFGEDPHLIGELASAMVRGYQGDGLDDPTAILACAKHFAGYSETQGGRDASEADISRRKLRSWFLPPFERVAKEGCRTFMLGYQSMDGVPVTVNNWLLNEVLRGEWGYTGTLVTDWDNVGRMVWEQKVYADHTQAAAAAVRAGNDMVMTTPDFFEGAQQAVAAGRLDEADIDAAVARILTLKFELGLFENPRHPDRARQQAVIGSAEHAELNLEAGRRSLVLLANDGTLPLDGGFAAGADGRAVAEADAAPRTVAVIGPNADDAQTQLGDWAGSSGQADWLPDGHPRAMIRTVLDGFREHVPAGWTVTHARGADILTVGPDPEGEFFPDGQPRPEIVVPCEPSEELIAEAVAAAEAADHVVAVVGDRIELIGEGCSTATLELIGGQVALLDALAATGKPFTVVVIASKPLVLPPSAYRASAIVYAFNPGMQGGRAVAELVLGLVEPSGRLPVSFARHAGQQPTYYNQLRGQHGSRYADLTQRPAFAFGEGLSYTTVAYTDLEVLTDVLGAGDTLRARVTVSNTGGRPALETVQAYVSDLVTSVTWAEKELKTYRQIQLAPGESREVVIELPVAACTLVDAEGRRVVEPGAFELLVGPSSRDDDLLRAGFTVKG; via the coding sequence GTGGGCTCCTCCCTGCCCTATCTCGACCCCCGCCTGTCCATTCCGGAGCGCGTCTCCGACCTGCTGGGCCGGATGACGCTGCCCGAGAAGGTCGGCCAGATGCTCCAGCTGAACGGCAAGGACGGGGTGCGGCAGCACATCGAGGACATGCACGCGGGCTCGATCCTGCACGCCTCGCCCGAACGCGTCCTGGAGGCCGCCGAGCTGACCCGGCGCACCCGCCTCGGCATCCCGCTCCTGGTCGCCGAGGACTGCATCCACGGGCACTCCTTCTGGGAGGGCGCCACCATCTTCCCGACGCAGCTGGGGATGGCCGCGAGCTGGGACCCGGAGCTGCTGGAGCGGGTGGCGCGGGCGACGGCCGTCGAGGTGGCCGCGACCGGCGTGCACTGGACGTTCTCGCCGGTGCTGTGCATCACCCGGGACCTGCGCTGGGGCCGGGTCAGCGAGACGTTCGGCGAGGACCCGCACCTCATCGGCGAGCTGGCGTCGGCCATGGTGCGCGGCTACCAGGGCGACGGGCTGGACGACCCCACGGCGATCCTGGCGTGCGCCAAGCACTTCGCGGGCTACTCCGAGACCCAGGGCGGCCGGGACGCGAGCGAGGCCGACATCTCGCGCCGCAAGCTGCGTTCGTGGTTCCTGCCGCCGTTCGAGCGGGTCGCCAAGGAGGGCTGCCGTACGTTCATGCTGGGCTACCAGTCGATGGACGGCGTCCCCGTCACCGTCAACAACTGGCTGCTCAACGAGGTGCTGCGCGGCGAGTGGGGGTACACCGGCACGCTGGTGACCGACTGGGACAACGTCGGGCGCATGGTGTGGGAGCAGAAGGTGTACGCCGACCACACCCAGGCGGCGGCCGCCGCGGTCCGGGCCGGCAACGACATGGTGATGACCACGCCCGACTTCTTCGAGGGCGCGCAGCAGGCCGTGGCGGCCGGGCGGCTCGACGAGGCGGACATCGACGCGGCGGTCGCCCGCATCCTCACGCTCAAGTTCGAGCTGGGCCTCTTCGAGAACCCGCGCCACCCCGACCGGGCCCGGCAGCAGGCGGTCATCGGCAGCGCCGAACACGCCGAGCTGAACCTCGAAGCGGGCCGCCGCTCGCTGGTCCTGCTGGCCAACGACGGCACCCTGCCCCTCGACGGCGGCTTCGCGGCCGGGGCGGACGGCCGGGCGGTCGCGGAGGCCGACGCGGCGCCGCGTACGGTCGCCGTGATCGGCCCCAACGCCGATGACGCGCAGACCCAGCTCGGGGACTGGGCGGGCTCCTCCGGCCAGGCGGACTGGCTGCCGGACGGGCATCCGCGCGCCATGATCCGTACCGTCCTCGACGGCTTCCGGGAGCATGTGCCCGCCGGCTGGACCGTCACCCACGCGCGCGGCGCCGACATCCTGACGGTGGGCCCGGACCCGGAGGGCGAGTTCTTCCCGGACGGGCAGCCGCGCCCCGAGATCGTCGTCCCCTGCGAGCCGTCCGAGGAGCTGATCGCGGAGGCGGTCGCCGCCGCCGAGGCCGCCGACCATGTCGTCGCCGTGGTGGGCGACCGCATCGAGCTGATCGGTGAGGGCTGCTCGACCGCGACCCTGGAGCTGATCGGCGGCCAGGTCGCGCTGCTGGACGCGCTCGCCGCGACGGGCAAGCCGTTCACCGTGGTGGTCATCGCCTCCAAGCCGCTGGTGCTGCCGCCGTCCGCGTACCGCGCCTCGGCGATCGTGTACGCCTTCAACCCGGGCATGCAGGGCGGCCGCGCGGTGGCCGAGCTGGTCCTCGGCCTGGTGGAGCCGTCCGGCCGACTGCCGGTGTCCTTCGCGCGCCACGCCGGGCAGCAGCCCACGTACTACAACCAGCTGCGCGGCCAGCATGGTTCGCGGTACGCGGATCTGACGCAGCGGCCCGCGTTCGCCTTCGGCGAGGGCCTGAGCTACACGACCGTCGCCTACACGGACCTGGAGGTCCTGACCGACGTCCTGGGTGCAGGCGACACGCTGCGCGCACGCGTCACCGTGAGCAACACCGGCGGACGCCCCGCGCTGGAGACCGTACAGGCGTACGTGAGTGACCTGGTGACGTCCGTGACGTGGGCGGAGAAGGAGCTCAAGACCTACCGGCAGATCCAGCTGGCGCCGGGCGAGTCGCGCGAGGTGGTGATCGAGCTGCCGGTGGCGGCGTGCACCCTGGTGGACGCCGAGGGTCGCCGGGTCGTGGAGCCGGGGGCGTTCGAACTGCTCGTCGGTCCGTCGTCGCGCGACGACGACCTGCTGCGGGCGGGCTTCACCGTCAAGGGCTGA
- a CDS encoding MFS transporter has protein sequence MTGSHATPTQATAPPRRDRGGTIALLVICSCQLMVVLDITIVNIALPHIQTSLGFSTENLSWVINAYTLTFGGLLLLGGRIGDILGRRRVFMAGVALFVIASLLGGLAQESWQLLAARSLQGVGGAIASPTALALITTTFHEGPARNRAFGVFAAVSAGGSAIGLLAGGVLVEWLDWRWIFFVNVPIGALIVLATRRYIQESERHPGHFDILGALTATLGMVSLVYGFIRASEEGWSDTLTLIAFAAAVVLLGLFIVNESRSRQPITPLWMFRDRNRAGTYGIMLSLAAAMFGMFFFLTLFVQNILGFSPLRTGLAFLPVSVIIAIGAGFTSKLLPRFGPKPFMVTGAVLAAIGLGWLTQTDVHSSYLGSLLGPVLVFGLGMGLQFVSLTLMALSGVAPHESGAASGILNTTQQVGGSLGLSILVTVFGTASRNEATDQVPKFMSEATPAQLAQFRKTGQLPGPWGDQVLASGVSTAFLAAAAFAVAAALIALFVIQVRPSDLERLRGSGSGSGRPGE, from the coding sequence ATGACCGGCTCCCACGCAACACCCACGCAAGCCACCGCACCCCCTCGGAGGGACCGCGGCGGCACCATAGCCCTGCTGGTCATCTGCTCGTGCCAACTGATGGTGGTCCTCGACATCACCATCGTGAACATCGCCCTCCCGCACATCCAGACATCCCTCGGCTTCTCCACCGAGAACCTGTCCTGGGTGATCAACGCCTACACCCTCACCTTCGGCGGCCTGCTGCTGCTCGGCGGACGGATCGGCGACATCCTCGGGCGGCGCCGGGTCTTCATGGCCGGCGTCGCCCTCTTCGTCATCGCCTCCCTGCTCGGCGGACTCGCCCAGGAATCCTGGCAGCTGCTCGCCGCCCGCTCCCTCCAGGGCGTCGGCGGCGCCATCGCATCGCCGACCGCGCTCGCCCTCATCACGACGACGTTCCACGAAGGCCCCGCCCGCAACAGGGCGTTCGGGGTGTTCGCGGCCGTCTCGGCGGGCGGCAGCGCCATCGGACTGCTCGCGGGAGGGGTGCTGGTCGAGTGGCTGGACTGGCGGTGGATCTTCTTCGTCAACGTGCCCATCGGCGCACTGATCGTGCTGGCGACCCGCCGCTACATCCAGGAGTCCGAACGCCACCCGGGCCACTTCGACATACTCGGCGCCCTGACGGCGACGCTCGGCATGGTGAGCCTCGTCTACGGGTTCATCCGCGCCTCCGAGGAGGGCTGGAGCGACACCCTCACCCTGATCGCGTTCGCCGCGGCGGTCGTCCTGCTCGGGCTGTTCATCGTCAACGAGAGCCGGTCCCGGCAGCCGATCACCCCGCTCTGGATGTTCCGCGACCGCAACCGCGCCGGCACCTACGGGATCATGCTGAGCCTCGCGGCGGCGATGTTCGGGATGTTCTTCTTCCTGACCCTGTTCGTGCAGAACATCCTCGGCTTCAGCCCGCTGCGCACCGGCCTCGCCTTCCTGCCGGTCAGCGTCATCATCGCGATCGGGGCCGGATTCACCTCGAAGCTGCTGCCGAGGTTCGGACCCAAGCCCTTCATGGTCACGGGCGCGGTCCTCGCGGCGATCGGGCTCGGCTGGCTCACCCAGACCGATGTCCACAGCTCGTACCTGGGCAGTCTGCTGGGGCCGGTGCTGGTGTTCGGGCTCGGCATGGGCCTGCAGTTCGTCTCACTGACGCTGATGGCACTCTCCGGTGTCGCGCCGCACGAATCGGGCGCGGCCTCCGGAATCCTCAACACCACGCAGCAGGTGGGCGGATCGCTCGGCCTCTCCATCCTGGTCACGGTCTTCGGTACGGCCAGCCGCAACGAGGCGACCGACCAGGTGCCCAAGTTCATGTCCGAGGCGACACCGGCGCAGCTCGCCCAGTTCCGGAAGACCGGACAGCTTCCCGGTCCCTGGGGCGACCAGGTCCTGGCATCGGGTGTGTCCACCGCGTTCCTGGCCGCAGCGGCCTTCGCCGTCGCCGCCGCGCTGATCGCGCTGTTCGTCATCCAGGTCCGCCCCTCGGACCTGGAACGGCTGCGCGGAAGCGGAAGCGGAAGCGGCCGGCCGGGCGAATGA